A single Gossypium raimondii isolate GPD5lz unplaced genomic scaffold, ASM2569854v1 Contig00320, whole genome shotgun sequence DNA region contains:
- the LOC128038822 gene encoding LOW QUALITY PROTEIN: photosystem II CP43 reaction center protein-like (The sequence of the model RefSeq protein was modified relative to this genomic sequence to represent the inferred CDS: inserted 1 base in 1 codon; deleted 1 base in 1 codon): MTIALGKXTKDENDLFDIMDDWLRRDRFVFVGWSGLLLFPCAYFAVGGWFTGTTFVTSWYTHGLASSYLEGCNFLTAAVSTPANSLAHSLLLLWGPEAQGDFTRWCQLGGLWTFVALHGAFGLIGFMLRQFELARSVQLRPYNAIAFSGPIAVFVSVFLIYPLGQSGWFFAPSFGVAAIFRFILFFQGFHNWTLNPFHMMGVAGVLGAALLCAIHGATVENTLFEDGDGANTFRAFNPTQAEETYSMVTANRFWSQIFGVAFSNKRWLHFFMLFVPVTGLWMSALGVVGLALNLRAYDFVSQEIRAAEDPEFETFYTKNILLNEGIRAWMAAQDQPHENLIFPEEVLPRGNLFNGTLALAGRDQETTGFAWWAGNARLINLSGKLLGAHVAHAGLIVFWAGAMNLFEVAHFVPEKPMYEQGLILLPHLATLGWGVGPGGEVIDTFPYFVSGVLHLISSAVLGFGGIYHALLGPETLEESFPFFGYVWKDRNKMTTILGIHLILLGIGAFLLVFKALYFGGVYDTWAPGGGDVRKITNLTLSPSVIFGYLLKSPFGGEGWIVSVDDLEDIIGGHVWLGSICIFGGIWHILTKPFAWARRALVWSGEAYLSYSLGALSVFGFIACCFVWFNNTAYPSEFYGPTGPEASQAQAFTFLVRDQRLGANVGSAQGPTGLGKYLMRSPTGEVIFGGETMRFWDLRAPWLEPLRGPNGLDLSRLKKDIQPWQERRSAEYMTHAPLGSLNSVGGVATEINAVNYVSPRSWLATSHFVLGFFLFVGHLWHAGRARAAAAGFEKGIDRDFEPVLSMTPLN, from the exons ATGACTATAGCCCTTGGTA TTACCAAAgatgaaaatgatttatttgatattatggATGACTGGTTACGTAGGGACCGTTTCGTTTTTGTAGGTTGGTCCGGCCTATTGCTCTTTCCTTGTGCCTATTTCGCTGTAGGGGGTTGGTTTACAGGTACAACCTTTGTAACTTCGTGGTATACTCATGGATTGGCCAGCTCCTATTTGGAAGGCTGCAATTTCTTAACCGCCGCAGTTTCTACCCCTGCTAATAGTTTAGCACATTCTTTGTTGTTACTATGGGGTCCTGAAGCACAAGGAGATTTTACTCGTTGGTGTCAATTAGGTGGTCTGTGGACATTTGTTGCTCTCCACGGCGCTTTCGGACTAATAGGTTTTATGTTACGTCAATTTGAACTTGCGCGATCTGTTCAATTGCGACCTTATAACGCAATCGCATTCTCTGGTCCAATTGCTGTTTTTGTTTCTGTATTCCTGATTTATCCACTAGGTCAGTCTGGTTGGTTCTTTGCGCCTAGTTTTGGTGTAGCAGCTATATTTCGATTCATCCTCTTTTTCCAAGGATTTCATAATTGGACATTGAACCCATTTCATATGATGGGAGTTGCCGGTGTATTGGGCGCGGCTCTGCTATGCGCTATTCATGGTGCTACCGTAGAGAATACTTTATTTGAAGATGGTGATGGTGCAAATACATTCCGTGCTTTTAACCCAACTCAAGCCGAAGAAACTTATTCAATGGTCACCGCTAACCGCTTTTGGTCCCAAATCTTTGGGGTTGCTTTTTCCAATAAACGTTGGTTACATTTCTTTATGTTATTTGTACCAGTAACCGGTTTATGGATGAGTGCTCTTGGAGTAGTCGGTCTGGCTCTGAACCTACGTGCCTATGACTTCGTTTCCCAGGAAATCCGTGCAGCAGAAGATCCTGAATTTGAGACTTTCTACAccaaaaatattcttttaaacgaAGGTATTCGTGCTTGGATGGCGGCTCAAGATCAGCCTCATGAAAACCTTATATTCCCTGAGGAGGTTCTACCCCGTGGAAAC CTCTTTAATGGAACTTTAGCTTTAGCCGGTCGTGACCAAGAAACCACCGGTTTCGCTTGGTGGGCCGGGAATGCCCGGCTTATCAATTTATCCGGTAAACTATTGGGGGCTCATGTAGCCCATGCCGGATTAATCGTATTCTGGGCCGGAGCAATGAACCTATTTGAAGTGGCTCATTTTGTCCCAGAAAAACCCATGTACGAACAAGGATTAATTTTACTTCCCCACCTAGCTACTCTAGGCTGGGGGGTAGGTCCTGGCGGAGAAGTTATAGACACCTTTCCATACTTTGTATCTGGAGTACTTCACTTAATTTCCTCTGCTGTATTGGGCTTTGGCGGTATTTATCATGCACTTCTGGGACCTGAAACTCTTGAAgaatcttttccatttttcGGTTATGTATGGAAAGATAGAAATAAAATGACCACAATTTTGGGTATTCACTTAATTTTGCTAGGTATAGGTGCTTTTCTTCTAGTATTCAAGGCTCTTTATTTTGGGGGCGTATACGATACCTGGGCTCCGGGAGGGGGAGATGTAAGAAAAATTACCAACTTGACTCTTAGCCCAAGTgttatatttggttatttaCTAAAATCGCCCTTTGGAGGCGAAGGGTGGATTGTTAGTGTGGACGATTTGGAAGATATAATTGGAGGACATGTATGGTTAGGTTCCATTTGTATATTTGGTGGAATCTGGCATATCTTAACCAAACCTTTTGCATGGGCTCGCCGTGCACTTGTATGGTCGGGAGAGGCTTACTTGTCTTATAGTTTAGGTGCTTTATCCGTTTTTGGTTTCATTGCTTGTTGCTTTGTCTGGTTCAATAATACCGCTTATCCTAGTGAGTTTTACGGGCCCACTGGACCAGAAGCTTCTCAAGCTCAAGCATTTACTTTTCTAGTTAGAGACCAACGTCTTGGGGCTAACGTGGGATCCGCTCAAGGGCCTACTGGGTTAGGTAAATATCTAATGCGTTCCCCGACCGGAGAAGTCATTTTTGGAGGGGAAACTATGCGCTTTTGGGATCTGCGTGCTCCTTGGTTAGAACCTCTAAGAGGTCCCAATGGTTTGGACTTGAGTAGGTTGAAAAAAGACATACAACCTTGGCAAGAACGGCGTTCTGCGGAATATATGACGCATGCTCCTTTAGGGTCTTTAAATTCTGTAGGTGGCGTAGCTACCGAGATCAATGCAGTTAATTATGTCTCTCCGAGAAGTTGGTTAGCTACCTCTCATTTTGTTCTAGGATTCTTCCTATTCGTGGGTCATTTATGGCACGCGGGAAGAGCTCGCGCAGCCGCAGCGGGatttgaaaaaggaattgaTCGTGATTTTGAGCCTGTTCTTTCCATGACTCCTCTTAACTGA
- the LOC128038824 gene encoding photosystem I P700 chlorophyll a apoprotein A2 produces the protein MALRFPRFSQGLAQDPTTRRIWFGIATAHDFESHDDITEERLYQNIFASHFGQLAIIFLWTSGNLFHVAWQGNFEAWVQDPLHVRPIAHAIWDPHFGQPAVEAFTRGGAPGPVNIAYSGVYQWWYTIGLRTNEDLYTGALFLLFLSALSLIAGWLHLQPKWKPSVSWFKNAESRLNHHLSGLFGVSSLAWTGHLVHVAIPGSRGEYVRWNNFLDVLPHPQGLGPFFSGQWNLYAQNPDSSSHLFGTSQGSGTAILTLLGGFHPQTQSLWLTDIAHHHLAIAILFLIAGHMYRTNFGIGHSIKDLLEAHIPPGGRLGRGHKGLYDTINNSIHFQLGLALASLGVITSLVAQHMYSLPAYAFIAQDFTTQAALYTHHQYIAGFIMTGAFAHGAIFFIRDYNPEQNEDNVLARMLDHKEAIISHLSWASLFLGFHTLGLYVHNDVMLAFGTPEKQILIEPIFAQWIQSAHGKTSYGFDVLLSSTNGPAFNAGRSIWLPGWLNAVNENSNSLFLTIGPGDFLVHHAIALGLHTTTLILVKGALDARGSKLMPDKKDFGYSFPCDGPGRGGTCDISAWDAFYLAVFWMLNTIGWVTFYWHWKHITLWQGNVSQFNESSTYLMGWLRDYLWLNSSQLINGYNPFGMNSLSVWAWMFLFGHLVWATGFMFLISWRGYWQELIETLAWAHERTPLANLIRWRDKPVALSIVQARLVGLAHFSVGYIFTYAAFLIASTSGKFG, from the coding sequence ATGGCATTAAGATTTCCAAGGTTTAGCCAAGGATTAGCTCAGGACCCCACTACTCGTCGTATTTGGTTTGGTATTGCTACCGCGCATGACTTCGAGAGTCATGATGATATTACTGAGGAACGTCTTTATCAGAATATTTTTGCTTCTCACTTCGGGCAATTAGCAATAATTTTTCTGTGGACTTCCGGAAATCTGTTTCATGTAGCTTGGCAGGGAAATTTTGAGGCATGGGTACAGGATCCTTTACATGTAAGGCCGATTGCTCATGCAATTTGGGATCCTCATTTTGGTCAACCGGCGGTGGAAGCTTTTACTAGAGGGGGCGCTCCTGGTCCAGTGAATATCGCTTACTCTGGTGTTTATCAGTGGTGGTATACAATCGGGTTACGTACTAATGAAGATCTTTATACTGGAGccctttttctattatttctttctGCTCTATCCTTAATAGCGGGTTGGTTACACCTACAACCGAAATGGAAACCGAGCGTTTCGTGGTTCAAAAACGCCGAATCTCGTCTTAATCATCATTTGTCAGGACTATTCGGAGTAAGTTCCTTGGCTTGGACAGGGCACTTAGTCCATGTCGCTATTCCTGGATCCCGGGGGGAATATGTTCGATGGAATAATTTCTTAGATGTATTACCGCATCCCCAAGGGTTAGGCCCATTTTTTTCAGGTCAGTGGAATCTTTATGCTCAAAACCCCGATTCAAGTAGTCATTTATTTGGTACCTCCCAAGGATCAGGAACTGCCATTCTAACCCTTCTCGGGGGATTCCATCCACAAACGCAAAGTTTATGGCTGACTGATATTGCACACCATCATTTAGCTATTGCAATTCTTTTCCTAATAGCGGGTCACATGTATAGAACTAACTTCGGAATTGGTCACAGTATAAAAGATCTTTTAGAAGCACATATTCCTCCGGGAGGACGATTGGGGCGGGGGCATAAGGGTCTTTATGACACAATCAATAATTcgattcattttcaattaggcCTTGCTCTAGCTTCTTTAGGGGTTATTACGTCCTTGGTAGCTCAACACATGTACTCTTTACCTGCTTATGCGTTCATAGCACAAGACTTTACTACTCAAGCTGCGTTATATACCCATCACCAATACATCGCAGGATTCATCATGACAGGAGCTTTTGCCCACGGagctatattttttattagagaTTACAATCCGGAACAGAATGAGGATAATGTATTGGCAAGAATGTTAGACCATAAAGAAGCTATCATATCCCATTTAAGTTGGGCCAGCCTCTTTCTGGGATTCCATACTTTGGGACTTTATGTGCATAATGATGTCATGCTTGCTTTTGGGACTCCGGAGAAACAAATCTTGATCGAACCCATATTTGCCCAATGGATCCAATCTGCTCATGGTAAAACTTCATACGGGTTCGATGTGCTTTTATCTTCAACGAATGGCCCAGCATTCAATGCGGGTCGAAGCATATGGTTGCCTGGCTGGTTAAATGCTGTTAATGAAAATAGTAATTCACTATTCTTAACAATAGGTCCTGGAGACTTCTTGGTTCATCATGCTATTGCTCTAGGTTTACATACAACTACATTGATCTTAGTAAAGGGCGCTTTAGATGCGCGCGGTTCCAAGTTAATGCCGGATAAAAAGGATTTCGGTTATAGTTTTCCTTGCGATGGTCCGGGGCGAGGGGGTACTTGTGATATTTCGGCGTGGGACGCATTTTATTTGGCGGTTTTCTGGATGTTAAATACCATTGGATGGGTTACTTTTTATTGGCATTGGAAACACATCACATTATGGCAGGGTAACGTCTCACAGTTTAATGAATCTTCCACTTATTTGATGGGATGGTTAAGAGATTATCTATGGTTAAACTCTTCACAACTTATCAATGGGTATAACCCATTTGGTATGAATAGTTTATCAGTCTGGGCGTGGATGTTCTTATTTGGACATCTTGTTTGGGCTACCGGATTTATGTTCTTAATTTCTTGGCGCGGATATTGGCAAGAATTGATTGAAACTTTAGCATGGGCTCATGAACGCACACCTTTAGCTAATTTGATTCGATGGAGAGATAAACCAGTGGCTCTTTCTATTGTGCAGGCAAGATTGGTTGGATTAGCCCACTTTTCTGTAggttatatatttacttatgcGGCTTTCTTGATTGCCTCTACATCGGGCAAATTTGGTTAA